The following are encoded together in the Serratia odorifera genome:
- a CDS encoding helix-turn-helix transcriptional regulator, translating into MSRTQRLLELMQILRQHRYPLAGHALAQRLGISMRTLYRDIATLQQQGAEIVGEVGIGYVLRPGFMLPPLMFSTQEIEALVLGMRWVTRRGDSQLATAADRALAKIAAVLPAALREELEANTLLIGPVESVPVSDALRSTIRDTIRSECKIDITYQDAAGAVTQRRLWPFALGYFEQVQVLLAWCELRQALRHFRLDRIGAISPLAQRYPRGRRALIKLWRESTGIGEATAKN; encoded by the coding sequence ATGTCACGCACTCAACGGCTGTTGGAACTGATGCAGATCCTGCGTCAGCATCGTTATCCGCTTGCCGGACACGCGCTGGCGCAACGGCTGGGTATCAGTATGCGTACGCTGTATCGCGATATCGCCACCTTACAGCAGCAGGGTGCCGAGATCGTCGGCGAAGTGGGCATCGGCTATGTGTTGCGGCCGGGATTCATGTTGCCACCGCTGATGTTTTCAACCCAGGAAATTGAAGCGCTGGTATTGGGGATGCGCTGGGTGACGCGTCGTGGCGACAGCCAACTGGCCACTGCGGCAGATCGGGCGTTGGCAAAAATTGCCGCAGTGCTGCCCGCCGCGCTGCGCGAAGAACTGGAAGCCAACACGCTACTGATTGGCCCGGTGGAGAGCGTGCCGGTGTCCGACGCGTTGCGCTCGACGATACGCGACACCATCCGTAGCGAATGCAAGATCGACATTACCTACCAGGATGCCGCCGGTGCGGTTACGCAGCGACGTCTGTGGCCGTTTGCTCTCGGCTATTTTGAACAGGTGCAGGTGTTGCTGGCCTGGTGCGAGCTGCGTCAGGCGCTGCGCCATTTTCGTCTCGATCGTATCGGCGCCATTTCTCCCCTGGCGCAACGCTACCCGCGCGGTCGCCGGGCGTTGATTAAACTGTGGCGGGAAAGTACCGGCATTGGCGAGGCTACTGCCAAAAACTGA
- the manA gene encoding mannose-6-phosphate isomerase: MQKMTNAVQNYAWGSHEALTKLYGIANPQGKPMAELWMGAHPKSSSQVPDANGDLRSLRDVINQDQPKQLGQDVATRFGELPFLFKVLCADQPLSIQVHPSKSAAEVGYARENAAGIPLDAAERNYKDPNHKPELVFALTPFLAMNGFRELADIVALLQPIAGAHHDIAAFLQQPDTERLAKLFASLLGMSGEQKSLALGVLKAALNNQQGEPWDTVRFIAGFYPEDSGLFSPLLLNVVKLAPGEAMFLYAETPHAYLQGVALEVMANSDNVLRAGLTPKFIDIPELLANLQFRPQPASGLLTQPEKRGDELFFPIPVEDFAFSLHDLSSSAQSLAQRSAAIVFCVEGEARLEKQGQQITLHPGESCFIGAFESPVSVSGSGRIARVYNQLS, from the coding sequence ATGCAAAAAATGACCAATGCGGTGCAAAATTACGCATGGGGTAGCCACGAGGCACTAACCAAACTGTACGGCATCGCCAATCCGCAAGGAAAACCGATGGCAGAACTGTGGATGGGCGCTCATCCCAAAAGCAGTTCTCAAGTGCCTGACGCCAATGGCGATCTGCGTTCATTGCGCGACGTGATTAATCAGGATCAGCCAAAGCAGCTCGGACAGGACGTCGCCACTCGCTTTGGCGAACTGCCGTTTCTGTTCAAAGTGCTGTGCGCCGATCAGCCACTGTCGATTCAGGTCCACCCAAGCAAATCCGCGGCAGAAGTGGGTTATGCCCGCGAAAACGCCGCCGGTATCCCACTTGACGCCGCCGAGCGCAATTACAAGGATCCCAACCACAAGCCGGAATTGGTGTTCGCCCTCACGCCGTTCCTGGCGATGAACGGCTTCCGTGAACTGGCCGACATCGTTGCGTTACTGCAACCGATCGCCGGCGCGCATCACGACATCGCCGCGTTCTTGCAACAGCCGGATACCGAACGCCTGGCTAAACTGTTTGCCAGCCTGCTCGGCATGAGCGGCGAACAGAAATCCCTGGCGCTCGGCGTGCTGAAGGCGGCGTTGAATAACCAACAGGGCGAACCGTGGGACACGGTACGCTTTATTGCCGGTTTCTATCCGGAAGACAGCGGCCTGTTCTCCCCACTGCTGCTCAACGTGGTAAAACTGGCTCCGGGCGAAGCGATGTTCCTGTACGCAGAAACCCCACACGCCTATCTGCAAGGCGTTGCGCTGGAGGTAATGGCCAACTCGGACAACGTACTGCGCGCCGGTCTGACGCCGAAGTTCATTGATATCCCCGAACTGCTGGCCAACCTGCAATTCCGCCCACAGCCGGCGTCCGGTTTGCTGACACAGCCGGAAAAGCGTGGCGATGAGCTGTTCTTCCCCATCCCGGTAGAAGATTTCGCCTTCTCGCTGCATGACCTTTCCAGCAGCGCGCAAAGCCTGGCACAACGGAGCGCGGCCATCGTGTTCTGCGTTGAGGGAGAAGCCCGTCTGGAGAAACAGGGCCAGCAGATTACGCTACATCCGGGCGAGTCCTGCTTTATCGGCGCGTTTGAATCGCCAGTCAGCGTCAGCGGCAGCGGCCGTATCGCTCGGGTCTACAATCAACTGTCATAA